In the genome of Cucurbita pepo subsp. pepo cultivar mu-cu-16 unplaced genomic scaffold, ASM280686v2 Cp4.1_scaffold004142, whole genome shotgun sequence, the window aaaaaaaaaaaaaaaaaaaaacaaacagagAAGAATCAGATCAttctattaatttagaaatattaacAGTGTGATGAATCGGCAGTTAACCAGAACTTACTGATAACAGGAATGCGCCGGAGCTCTTTATCCCGGGTGATATACTTCAACATTTTCATACCTTTGGCCATCGGCAGGTCAACTTCTGAGAGTATAATATCAATTTCAGGTCCCTCCGCATTCAAAGCATCGATGACCTGTCTAGCTGAGCTCACGGAAATGACTGCCAACAAAAAGAACACCTTATATCAGTGAAGTAGTTGACCATTCCTGTAAATTACTAGTATTGCAAATTATGTAGAAAGCTAGAGACCAGTGAACCAATTAAACAATTGCTACCTGTAGAATAGGACAGTAGTAACAGAAGATCTTAGAATTTAGACTTAAACCCAATCACATAGTATCACGAGCAACTTCTAGATACTGTAATAAACCTAATCGAAGTCTTAAGCCGCAAAAATCATTCAGGAATTTCAGTAGATGAAATGACTACCTATCATGCATTACTTTTAGCATCCGGACGATTCTATTAAGGAAGGGGGGgaaggagaaaaataataataaaacatgtaCCCTGGTAGgaacatttcaaaagaagCTTGAAAACCTCTTCTGAACTTTTTGAATCATTATCGCACAGCAAAATCCTCACTTTGCTCCTGTCTATAAACGCATCTCCTCCATTTTTTACCCCGCTACCACAGGCACCACAATCTTCGTTCAAATTGAGCTCCTTGCAATCCATAACCGATGAAGCAGGACCTATACAAAACGCAATTCCCTTCCTAAATAAAAGCAATCAACTatagcccaaaaaagaaagaaaagagaaaagga includes:
- the LOC111787017 gene encoding two-component response regulator-like APRR1 is translated as MDCKELNLNEDCGACGSGVKNGGDAFIDRSKVRILLCDNDSKSSEEVFKLLLKCSYQVISVSSARQVIDALNAEGPEIDIILSEVDLPMAKGMKMLKYITRDKELRRIPVISKFWLTADSSHC